A region of the Desulfobacter postgatei 2ac9 genome:
TTCATAGTTTGACCAGTTCCAGCCCCCCCCATAGCCCAATATGTTTTCCTGAAATAATGACAAGACCCTGGACCCCGCTCATGCGCCTGCCTGAGACAATGGCCTTTTCAATGTCTTTGGGCGTCTGGACCTGATTGCAAATTGCTGTGGCCGCAGCATCGGCCAGGGCACAGCAATCTGCCAGTACTGAAACGGCATCGGCTTTGCCAAAACTTTTGGAATGCCCCACGGTGCCCGAGGAGGTGCACATGGCAAACGAAACGGGGCGCCGGCCCACTTTAATACCGGTTTTCATGCTCAAGGGTGATGATCCGGCATAAATGGTGAATATGGTATGGGTATCTGATTTTATAAAAATATCGCCGCCGTTTTCCACAAGGACATTTGAAGAGCATTGAAGCAGATCCCTTCCCACACTCTGGGCCACAGCCCCTGCCACGGCCGCCATGGGGCCGACACCGGCCGTTTTTGCCGCCATGGTCATTTCAGAAATGATTTTAGGCGCGATCCCCGGATCGGGCAACGGCGTCAGGCTGTGGGCAAACCTTGGAGAGCGGGCGATGTGATTTTCAATGTAATGGCGATGTTTCAGAATAGACCGTACAGCCTGTTCACTGAGATCCGAATCAGCCTGAATATTGAGGTTGGTTTCCTTTACGGTTACATTAAAGTTGACCAGTCCCTGTTTTTGGTGGCAAACGCGATAGATTTTGCGGTTTTCAAAC
Encoded here:
- a CDS encoding UPF0280 family protein, translating into MSMFENRKIYRVCHQKQGLVNFNVTVKETNLNIQADSDLSEQAVRSILKHRHYIENHIARSPRFAHSLTPLPDPGIAPKIISEMTMAAKTAGVGPMAAVAGAVAQSVGRDLLQCSSNVLVENGGDIFIKSDTHTIFTIYAGSSPLSMKTGIKVGRRPVSFAMCTSSGTVGHSKSFGKADAVSVLADCCALADAAATAICNQVQTPKDIEKAIVSGRRMSGVQGLVIISGKHIGLWGGLELVKL